The nucleotide sequence CCCTAATCGCACCGCGCGCCCCTCTTCCGTCCTCTTTCCGCCATATTGCAGAACTGGTAAGGTTCAGGATTGCTACAACGCTTGTATAATCTGTCTAAAATCACGGCCATCGTTACGTATCATCCACATTTAGACAGAAATACATGTTCATGAGCAGCCAGAGCGCCAGGTTTGTGACTCATTTTGTGATTGGTGTCTGTATACACGGATATATTTCCCAGAAATTCACGGCTGTCCAGCCTCTCCGGCGTTCAGCGGTGTGTTACTGTCCCATGTTTCTGAGGGACAGACGAGTCAAACCAAAGCACTCCAGCGGTCCGCTGCCTTACTCTATCAACTCATATGTGATATTATGAAGCAGAAAGATTCATGGTGGAGAAAAACTCGGTTTAATTCGCCAACTACTCCACGCACTGCCAGGACGTTCATCAGCGCATAGCTCTGGAGAAAACTAACCATAGTTTTAACTTATAAACATGTGACATTAACAGTTTTCGATGTTCGGTTTCCATGTATATGTGATTGAATGCTTTGTCGATATGTACCTGGCTTTTAAGTAGCGTTTGGCTCGTGACCGGTGAGATGAGGCTGTGTAACGGATGTTTTaactatattattaatattatattataactatattatGTGAGAGAAATCACATGgttgttttttctgtctttgcAGGCATCATGGTGCGCATGAACGTCCTCGCTGATGCACTGAAAAGCATCAACAATGCTGAGAAACGAGGGAAGCGCCAGGTCCTCCTCAGGCCCTGCTCGAAAGTCATTGTGCGCTTTCTGACTGTGATGATGAAGCACGGTGAGTGAGGGACTTATTATCTGCTCTGTGTGTGAAGTTGACATGAGACTCTGCTCTAGTGTTTCGTGTAAAGAATATTTCATCCTTTGTCGTTCCAAACTGTTGAACCTGGAAGATGTTACCCAGAATGAAAGCGTTGGTTCATACATTCACAAGAATGAATGACAATTTGCATTGAGAAAGCTATCCATTTTAAAGCAGTTCAGTCATATCTAGTGAAACAAGCTGCTCAGTCTCGTCGTGTGGTCTTTGCAGGTTACATTGGCGAATTTGAGATCATTGATGATCACAGAGCCGGGAAAATTGTAGTCAATCTCACAGGGAGGCTGAACAAGGTAagtggtttaataaatatgttaacTTTATCTAAAATTATGAGTTGTGTGTTTAGTGACTGGTAAAGGGCTTTCTTAGCCCAGTAGAACATAGTCTAATACAGACTAAACTAGGCTTCAC is from Carassius auratus strain Wakin chromosome 28, ASM336829v1, whole genome shotgun sequence and encodes:
- the LOC113046961 gene encoding 40S ribosomal protein S15a; this translates as MVRMNVLADALKSINNAEKRGKRQVLLRPCSKVIVRFLTVMMKHGYIGEFEIIDDHRAGKIVVNLTGRLNKCGVISPRFDVQLKDLEKWQNNLLPSRQFGFIVLTTSAGIMDHEEARRKHTGGKILGFFF